In Devosia sp. XK-2, one DNA window encodes the following:
- a CDS encoding cell division protein FtsQ/DivIB: protein MQQVKSEAFLAGARLVDPRALPVPIRSPRRKLANRLNRALVLHGGLIRRCAMIALVAAAGFAVYQVREPIGQMANMLGGVAQGNFAQAGLAIGEISITGQTLTSEQAIFDALGIQPHTSTLGFDVEAARLRVADLPAVEAVTVRKTYPGDVDVVITEKVPVARWAVDGITFLIDGKGEQIAETTGAYAELPLVIGDGAADDALVMIRALNSFPMLQDGLVALSRIADRRWDLIFDTGLRVQLPEQGVAQALARLVSYQNDYQLLDRDVSVIDLRVDSVVAVRPNKTDEDTDKS from the coding sequence TTGCAACAGGTAAAGAGCGAGGCCTTTCTCGCCGGGGCGCGGCTGGTGGACCCCCGCGCGCTGCCTGTTCCGATCCGCTCGCCGCGCCGTAAGCTTGCCAACCGTCTTAATCGTGCTCTGGTGCTGCATGGCGGCCTGATCCGTCGCTGCGCCATGATCGCGCTTGTCGCCGCTGCGGGTTTTGCGGTCTACCAGGTGCGCGAGCCCATCGGGCAAATGGCCAATATGCTGGGCGGCGTTGCGCAGGGCAATTTCGCCCAGGCGGGCCTCGCCATTGGTGAAATCTCCATTACCGGACAGACCCTGACCAGCGAGCAGGCCATTTTCGATGCACTGGGTATCCAGCCGCATACCTCGACCCTGGGCTTTGACGTGGAGGCTGCGCGGCTGCGCGTGGCCGATTTGCCGGCTGTAGAGGCGGTGACTGTGCGCAAGACCTATCCGGGCGATGTGGATGTGGTCATTACCGAAAAGGTGCCGGTGGCGCGCTGGGCGGTCGACGGCATCACCTTCCTGATCGATGGCAAGGGCGAGCAGATTGCCGAAACGACCGGGGCCTATGCCGAATTGCCGCTGGTGATTGGCGACGGTGCGGCCGATGACGCGCTGGTGATGATCCGGGCACTCAACAGCTTTCCCATGCTGCAGGACGGATTGGTTGCGCTGTCGCGCATTGCCGACCGGCGCTGGGATTTGATTTTCGACACCGGGCTCAGGGTGCAATTGCCCGAGCAGGGCGTGGCGCAGGCCTTGGCGCGCCTGGTGTCCTATCAGAACGACTATCAGCTTCTCGACCGCGATGTTTCCGTGATCGACCTCAGGGTCGATAGCGTTGTCGCCGTGCGCCCCAACAAGACCGACGAAGACACCGACAAATCATGA
- a CDS encoding VOC family protein, which translates to MTSIMPCLWFDDRIDQAIEFYTSTFKSAKVHDLVRHAPDKPAFTAVLELESQKFLLLNGGPRFTFNESVSFVIETDGQEETDYFWDRLTSNGGEESMCAWCKDRFGLSWQVVPRQLTKALTGPDREGANRAMQAMLQMKKIDIAAIEKAYAG; encoded by the coding sequence ATGACCAGCATCATGCCCTGCCTCTGGTTCGACGACCGGATCGACCAGGCTATCGAATTTTACACATCGACCTTTAAAAGCGCCAAGGTCCATGACCTCGTGCGCCACGCCCCGGACAAGCCGGCCTTCACCGCCGTTCTCGAACTGGAAAGCCAGAAATTCCTGCTGCTCAACGGCGGCCCCCGCTTCACCTTCAATGAATCGGTCAGCTTCGTCATAGAGACGGACGGCCAGGAAGAGACCGACTATTTCTGGGATCGCCTGACCAGCAATGGCGGCGAGGAAAGCATGTGCGCCTGGTGCAAGGACCGCTTCGGCCTCTCCTGGCAGGTCGTGCCCCGCCAACTGACCAAGGCCTTGACCGGCCCGGACCGCGAAGGGGCCAATCGCGCCATGCAGGCCATGCTGCAGATGAAGAAGATCGATATTGCAGCCATCGAGAAGGCTTATGCCGGCTAA
- the ftsZ gene encoding cell division protein FtsZ translates to MTINLTIPDIQELKPRITVFGAGGAGGNAVNNMIESGLDGVDFVVANTDAQALALSKAQRIIQLGVGVTEGLGAGSHPEVGRAAAEESWDEINDHLSGSHMVFITAGMGGGTGTGAAPVIARAAREQGILTVGVVTKPFNFEGNRRARLAEDGIDELHRHVDTLIVIPNQNLFRVANEKTTFADAFAMADQVLFSGVACITDLMVKEGLINLDFADVRAVMRGMGKAMMGTGEASGEDRARHAAEAAIANPLLDDVSMQGARGLLISITGGPDLTLYEVDEAASRIREEVDTDANIILGATYDPNLNGTIRVSVVATGTDATMVQAMEPAKPHASRTPLSVKRHVPAERSVVPQAIEPAAEAEAEEIGHQVEAAVAEAFAAHQPQSTYAEEDDGIVVEPYVPEAESVAEAEEAPVMQEQPIPSVYVPSHAARPEGQRRMPRTEELPAVARRSQDMQDRHDAEPRNARALFKRLASNVGLNLGQQPAEVHAEPQASIADDAAARSAIEAGVARTSRVAPASEGARGQLDNQGRPAAAPAAKDHLEIPAFLRKHG, encoded by the coding sequence ATGACCATCAATCTGACTATCCCGGACATTCAGGAACTCAAGCCCCGCATCACCGTATTCGGTGCGGGCGGCGCCGGCGGCAATGCCGTGAACAATATGATCGAATCCGGTCTGGATGGTGTCGACTTTGTCGTTGCCAATACCGATGCGCAGGCGCTGGCCCTCAGCAAGGCGCAAAGGATCATCCAGCTTGGCGTCGGCGTGACCGAAGGGCTGGGTGCCGGTTCGCATCCGGAAGTGGGTCGTGCGGCGGCCGAAGAGAGCTGGGATGAGATCAATGATCACCTTTCCGGTTCGCATATGGTGTTCATCACGGCCGGCATGGGTGGCGGCACGGGAACCGGCGCGGCGCCGGTGATTGCCCGCGCAGCTCGCGAGCAGGGCATTCTGACGGTTGGCGTGGTCACCAAGCCGTTCAATTTCGAAGGCAATCGACGTGCTCGTCTGGCGGAAGACGGCATTGATGAGCTGCATCGCCATGTCGATACGCTCATTGTCATTCCGAACCAGAACCTGTTCCGGGTGGCCAATGAAAAGACCACCTTTGCCGACGCGTTTGCGATGGCCGACCAGGTGCTGTTCTCTGGCGTGGCCTGTATTACCGACCTGATGGTCAAGGAAGGCCTGATCAATCTCGACTTCGCCGACGTGCGCGCCGTGATGCGCGGCATGGGCAAGGCGATGATGGGTACGGGCGAGGCCTCGGGCGAAGATCGTGCTCGCCATGCAGCCGAAGCCGCCATTGCCAATCCGCTGCTGGACGATGTGTCCATGCAGGGCGCGCGTGGCCTCCTGATCTCCATCACCGGTGGTCCGGACCTGACCCTTTATGAAGTCGACGAAGCGGCCAGCCGCATCCGTGAAGAAGTGGATACCGACGCCAATATCATTCTTGGCGCGACTTACGATCCGAACCTGAACGGCACGATCCGTGTGTCGGTGGTTGCCACCGGCACCGATGCGACCATGGTCCAGGCCATGGAGCCGGCCAAGCCGCATGCTTCGCGCACGCCGCTTTCGGTCAAGCGCCATGTGCCGGCAGAGCGTTCGGTCGTGCCGCAGGCCATCGAACCGGCGGCTGAGGCTGAGGCCGAGGAAATCGGCCATCAGGTGGAGGCGGCCGTTGCCGAGGCCTTTGCCGCGCACCAGCCCCAGAGCACCTACGCGGAAGAAGACGACGGCATCGTGGTTGAGCCCTATGTGCCCGAAGCGGAGTCCGTGGCTGAAGCCGAAGAGGCGCCGGTCATGCAGGAACAGCCCATCCCGAGCGTCTATGTGCCGTCCCATGCCGCACGCCCGGAAGGGCAGCGTCGCATGCCGCGCACCGAAGAGCTTCCCGCTGTTGCACGCCGGTCACAGGACATGCAGGATCGTCATGATGCCGAGCCGCGCAATGCACGAGCTCTGTTCAAGCGTCTTGCATCCAATGTTGGTCTGAATCTGGGTCAGCAGCCCGCCGAAGTTCACGCCGAACCGCAGGCCTCGATAGCCGACGACGCGGCAGCCCGCAGCGCTATTGAGGCTGGCGTCGCAAGGACTTCCCGCGTGGCCCCGGCAAGCGAAGGCGCCCGTGGCCAGCTCGACAATCAAGGGCGTCCAGCGGCCGCTCCGGCAGCCAAGGATCACCTGGAAATTCCGGCCTTCCTGCGCAAACACGGTTGA
- a CDS encoding D-alanine--D-alanine ligase yields the protein MSKHVAVLMGGWSNERPVSLSSGKECAAALRRAGYMVTEVDVGRDLADVLKALKPDVAFNALHGPAGESGMIQGLLELLQIPYTHSGILASALAMDKHQAKIMLKAAGIPVTDHLIVSRGEAGRDHVMAPPYVIKPISDGSSFGVFIVKADQSHPPQEILREDWNSGEEVMVERYIPGRELTCAVMGDVALGVTEIVTDLAFYNYEAKYAEGGSRHIIPAQVKPKIYDKVQELSLKAHAAFGCRGVTRTDFRYNDAAGEDGELVCLEINTQPGMTPTSLAPEQAAYAGHSFEELVSWMVEDASCNR from the coding sequence ATGAGCAAACACGTCGCCGTGCTGATGGGGGGCTGGTCCAATGAGCGTCCCGTTTCGCTGAGCTCGGGCAAGGAGTGCGCCGCAGCGCTAAGGCGCGCGGGCTACATGGTCACCGAAGTCGATGTCGGAAGGGACCTGGCTGATGTGCTCAAGGCGCTCAAGCCCGATGTGGCCTTCAATGCCCTGCATGGCCCGGCGGGCGAAAGCGGGATGATCCAGGGGCTGCTGGAGCTGCTGCAAATTCCCTATACGCATTCGGGTATTCTTGCTTCCGCACTGGCCATGGACAAGCACCAGGCCAAGATCATGCTCAAGGCCGCCGGTATTCCGGTGACCGATCACCTGATCGTGTCTCGCGGCGAGGCGGGGCGAGACCATGTGATGGCGCCGCCCTATGTGATCAAGCCGATATCCGACGGATCGAGCTTTGGCGTCTTTATTGTCAAGGCGGACCAGAGCCATCCGCCACAGGAAATCCTCCGCGAGGACTGGAATTCGGGCGAGGAGGTCATGGTGGAGCGCTATATTCCCGGGCGCGAACTGACCTGCGCGGTGATGGGGGACGTGGCGCTGGGCGTGACCGAGATCGTGACCGATCTCGCCTTCTACAATTATGAAGCCAAATATGCCGAAGGCGGGTCGCGCCACATCATTCCGGCGCAGGTGAAACCTAAAATTTACGACAAAGTGCAAGAACTGAGCCTTAAGGCCCATGCGGCATTCGGCTGTCGCGGCGTGACACGGACCGATTTCCGGTACAACGACGCGGCGGGCGAAGATGGCGAGCTTGTCTGTCTGGAAATCAACACCCAGCCTGGCATGACGCCGACGTCGCTGGCGCCTGAACAGGCTGCCTATGCCGGGCATTCCTTTGAAGAACTGGTCTCCTGGATGGTGGAGGACGCGAGTTGCAACAGGTAA
- the ftsA gene encoding cell division protein FtsA: MMSDAMTSRLRPVQPGKATLVAVLDIGSTKICCVIARLVPRAEGRALKGRTHQAEVIGFGYGPAAGVKSGVVTDIDKAEQAIRNVVGMAERAAGLTLESVLVNVTAGRLGSETFSAAVSLDGQEVEKADIFRVLKAVNSRSVRPERSIIHALPIGYALDGQKGIRDPKGMVGEKLGVDVAVVSAETLAMRNLELVLHRCHLQIEALVATPYASGLATLVDDEAQLGVACVDFGGATTTVSVFNDGHMVYADAIAIGGHHLTLDIARQLSVSVADAERLKTLHGSVLPGQADEREMIAIQPVGASHDEAPGQIPRAVLTRIMRPRIEEILTAIRDRMQATGMMDVCGRRFVLTGGASEMTGLPEVARRILARNVRNGRPMGISGLPEIAKGAAFATMAGMLVYPQVCAQEYVEPRGSRKLTGTDGYIARVGNWLRSSF, encoded by the coding sequence ATGATGAGCGATGCGATGACCTCCCGGCTGCGGCCGGTTCAGCCGGGCAAGGCGACATTGGTGGCGGTGCTGGATATCGGCTCGACCAAGATCTGTTGCGTCATCGCCCGGTTGGTGCCGCGCGCCGAGGGCAGGGCGCTCAAGGGCCGCACGCACCAGGCCGAGGTCATCGGCTTCGGCTATGGTCCGGCGGCGGGGGTCAAGAGCGGCGTCGTTACCGATATCGACAAGGCTGAACAGGCTATCCGCAATGTGGTGGGCATGGCCGAACGCGCCGCGGGCCTGACGCTGGAAAGCGTGCTGGTCAATGTCACGGCTGGACGTCTGGGCTCCGAGACCTTTTCGGCCGCCGTTTCGCTCGATGGCCAGGAAGTCGAGAAGGCCGACATTTTCCGCGTGCTCAAGGCGGTCAATTCGCGCTCGGTACGGCCGGAGCGCTCGATCATTCATGCGTTACCGATCGGTTACGCATTGGACGGGCAGAAGGGCATTCGCGATCCCAAGGGCATGGTTGGCGAAAAGCTGGGTGTAGACGTTGCGGTGGTGAGCGCGGAGACGCTGGCCATGCGCAATCTCGAACTGGTGCTACATCGCTGTCACTTGCAGATCGAGGCGCTGGTGGCGACACCCTATGCGTCCGGCCTTGCCACGCTGGTGGATGACGAGGCGCAACTGGGCGTGGCCTGCGTGGATTTCGGCGGCGCGACGACAACGGTCTCGGTCTTTAATGACGGGCATATGGTTTATGCCGATGCCATTGCCATTGGCGGGCACCATTTGACCCTGGATATTGCCCGGCAGCTTTCGGTGAGCGTGGCCGATGCCGAACGGCTCAAGACCCTGCATGGCTCGGTGTTGCCGGGGCAGGCGGATGAGCGCGAGATGATCGCCATCCAGCCGGTCGGTGCATCGCATGACGAAGCGCCGGGGCAGATTCCGCGCGCCGTTTTGACCCGCATCATGCGGCCACGCATTGAGGAAATCCTGACCGCCATTCGTGACCGCATGCAGGCCACCGGCATGATGGACGTCTGCGGACGCCGTTTCGTGCTGACCGGCGGCGCCAGCGAAATGACCGGCCTGCCAGAAGTGGCGCGACGCATTCTGGCGCGCAATGTGCGCAATGGCCGGCCCATGGGTATTTCGGGCCTGCCCGAAATCGCCAAGGGCGCGGCTTTTGCGACCATGGCCGGCATGCTGGTCTATCCGCAGGTTTGTGCGCAGGAATATGTGGAGCCGCGCGGATCGCGGAAGCTCACCGGCACCGACGGCTATATCGCCCGCGTCGGGAACTGGCTGCGAAGCAGTTTTTAG
- the lpxC gene encoding UDP-3-O-acyl-N-acetylglucosamine deacetylase — translation MNKLSQRQRTLAGEISFAGYGVHGAQPVTLTMGPGAPDTGYMIRRDLGNDSFTKPVPVHHSRVTRTTLCTTLDLGDSISVATVEHVVSALSGMGVDNALITLDGPECPIMDGSAHPFAEAILQVGLEVQPAQKKFLKIVRAVTVRNNDAFAALEPYNGRALDLEIDFDSKVIGRQRMIFDWTPRRYFEDVSQARTFGFVRDAKILRQAGYALGSSLDNSITVHEDRILNPGGLRYEDEFVRHKLLDAIGDLSLGGLAIWGKFRSYKGGHALNAHVLASLFSSEANYEIVNAEDLPLEFESFEDQPEGLEVHHYLRSVR, via the coding sequence ATGAACAAACTTTCCCAGCGCCAGCGCACGCTTGCCGGCGAAATCAGCTTTGCCGGATATGGTGTGCATGGTGCGCAGCCGGTGACGCTGACCATGGGGCCGGGCGCCCCCGATACGGGCTATATGATCCGGCGCGATCTCGGGAATGACAGCTTTACCAAGCCCGTTCCGGTGCATCATTCGCGCGTCACGCGCACCACGCTTTGCACCACGCTCGACCTGGGCGACAGCATTAGCGTCGCCACGGTGGAACATGTGGTTTCGGCGTTGAGCGGTATGGGCGTGGACAATGCGCTGATTACGCTCGACGGCCCGGAATGCCCGATTATGGACGGCTCTGCGCATCCCTTTGCCGAGGCCATTCTTCAGGTAGGGCTGGAAGTCCAGCCGGCGCAGAAGAAATTCCTCAAGATCGTGCGCGCCGTGACCGTGCGCAATAATGACGCCTTTGCCGCGCTCGAACCCTATAATGGCCGGGCGCTGGACCTTGAGATCGACTTTGATTCCAAGGTCATCGGGCGGCAGCGCATGATTTTCGACTGGACGCCGCGCCGCTATTTCGAAGACGTTTCGCAGGCGCGTACATTCGGCTTTGTGCGCGATGCCAAGATTCTGCGCCAGGCCGGTTATGCGCTGGGGTCGAGCCTGGATAATTCCATCACCGTGCATGAGGACCGCATCCTCAATCCGGGCGGGCTGCGCTACGAAGACGAGTTCGTGCGCCACAAGCTGCTCGATGCCATTGGCGACCTGTCGCTGGGCGGCCTGGCCATCTGGGGCAAGTTCCGCTCCTATAAGGGCGGGCATGCGCTCAATGCCCATGTTCTGGCCTCGCTCTTTTCCAGCGAGGCCAATTATGAAATAGTCAATGCCGAAGACCTGCCGCTGGAATTCGAAAGTTTCGAAGACCAGCCTGAGGGTCTCGAGGTTCATCATTACTTGCGGTCCGTACGCTGA
- a CDS encoding outer membrane protein assembly factor BamD, producing the protein MKRDVVSQYSRRAIRLAAMGLVAAVLAGCSMFGPPKVKEEPIVPAASLYQGALDDMDRQYYQTAITKLEKLERQHPRDPLTEKGKLMQVYANYRIGQFDEAILAADRYLALYPSSTEVPYVLWLKGTAYFAQIKDITRDQQLSRDAIDTYNLLINNYPKSEHAIDAREKLLVAYDQLAGKEMSVGRYYQGNGQYAAAINRFREVVERWQTSTHIEEALYRLTETYLLLGLTSEAMSAAAVLGHNYPASDWYKRAFELLGKQGLAPQLNSGSWLAAHQA; encoded by the coding sequence GTGAAGCGTGACGTTGTGAGCCAGTATTCCCGCCGGGCTATCCGGCTTGCTGCCATGGGCCTGGTGGCCGCCGTGCTGGCCGGTTGCAGCATGTTCGGGCCTCCCAAGGTCAAGGAAGAGCCGATTGTGCCGGCCGCGTCCCTGTATCAGGGCGCGCTGGACGATATGGACCGCCAGTATTACCAGACCGCCATCACCAAGCTTGAAAAGCTCGAGCGTCAGCATCCGCGCGATCCGCTGACGGAAAAGGGCAAGCTGATGCAGGTCTATGCCAATTACCGCATCGGCCAGTTCGACGAGGCCATTCTGGCCGCCGACCGCTATCTGGCGCTTTATCCTTCGAGCACGGAAGTGCCCTATGTGCTCTGGCTCAAGGGTACCGCCTATTTCGCGCAGATCAAGGACATCACCCGCGATCAGCAGCTCTCGCGCGACGCCATCGACACCTATAACCTGTTGATCAACAATTACCCCAAATCCGAGCACGCTATCGATGCGCGCGAGAAGCTGCTGGTGGCCTATGACCAGCTGGCTGGCAAGGAAATGTCGGTGGGGCGCTATTATCAGGGCAATGGCCAATATGCGGCCGCCATCAACCGCTTCCGCGAGGTGGTGGAGCGCTGGCAGACCTCGACCCATATCGAGGAAGCTCTTTACCGCCTGACCGAGACCTATCTGCTGCTTGGCCTGACATCGGAAGCCATGTCTGCTGCGGCGGTGCTGGGCCACAATTACCCGGCCAGCGACTGGTACAAGCGCGCCTTTGAATTGCTCGGCAAGCAGGGCCTGGCGCCCCAGCTCAATTCCGGCAGCTGGCTGGCGGCGCACCAGGCCTAG